A genomic window from Immundisolibacter sp. includes:
- a CDS encoding putative O-glycosylation ligase, exosortase A system-associated, whose translation TDLGLAMTMVLPLMWYLRMHTRDWRIRLGLLGAMALTVIAILGSHSRGALLAIVAAGVLLWWKSRNKAAVMLLALLLLPVGLTLMPQEWYDRMATIGDYQNDRSAMGRLNAWSFAINAVKDRPFVGLGFNGYTPQAFQVWAPDPDDFHDAHSIYFEVLGEQGVPGLFLFLLILWLSWRNAAVVLRLARGDPDWFWARDLAAMIQVSLIGYMVGGAFLGLGYWDLPYGLAAILVLLRGLLEGAKSPKAAVTHQHILRSGRNEQPALVLQRRQV comes from the coding sequence ACACCGACCTTGGTCTGGCCATGACCATGGTGCTGCCGCTGATGTGGTATCTGCGTATGCATACCAGGGATTGGCGGATTCGCCTTGGTTTGTTGGGTGCGATGGCGCTGACGGTGATCGCCATTCTTGGCAGCCATTCGCGCGGCGCACTTTTGGCCATCGTCGCTGCGGGTGTATTGCTTTGGTGGAAAAGTCGCAACAAAGCGGCCGTAATGCTGCTAGCGCTTTTGCTGCTGCCGGTGGGGCTGACGCTGATGCCGCAGGAGTGGTACGACCGCATGGCGACCATCGGCGATTATCAGAACGACAGATCGGCCATGGGACGCCTCAACGCTTGGAGTTTTGCCATTAATGCCGTCAAGGATCGGCCGTTCGTCGGTCTAGGGTTCAACGGCTATACGCCACAGGCGTTCCAGGTATGGGCGCCTGATCCCGACGATTTTCATGATGCCCACAGCATTTATTTCGAGGTTCTTGGTGAGCAGGGTGTTCCGGGGCTGTTCCTTTTCCTGCTGATTTTGTGGTTGAGCTGGCGCAACGCTGCTGTGGTTCTGCGCTTGGCTCGTGGTGACCCCGACTGGTTCTGGGCGCGTGATCTTGCGGCGATGATTCAGGTGAGCCTGATCGGGTACATGGTTGGTGGGGCGTTTCTTGGGCTGGGTTATTGGGACTTGCCCTATGGTCTGGCGGCGATATTGGTGCTGTTGCGGGGATTGTTGGAAGGGGCCAAGTCGCCGAAGGCTGCTGTCACCCATCAGCACATCCTTCGGTCCGGTCGTAACGAACAACCCGCACTGGTTTTGCAGCGGCGTCAGGTATAA